The following proteins come from a genomic window of Leptospira dzoumogneensis:
- the aroC gene encoding chorismate synthase: protein MPSSWGKIFKVSTFGESHGEAVGVVVEGVPAGIPIRLDEIQKDLNRRRPGQSKLTTPRDESDTVRVLSGVFEGKTIGSPIALIVNNQNTISKDYENLRETFRPSHADYTYQTKYGFRAHVGGGRSSVRETIARVAAGAIARMILEDDLGVKTVAWVDTIGTISSEIAENKYPQTREEVDVNEVRCPDIQAADKMRSLILQMKEAGDSVGGIIRSASYNLPPGLGDPVYDKLDGDIAKAILSIPACKGFEVGSGFSGTLLTGSTHNDEFYVEEGSGRVRTRTNNSGGLQGGISNGETLVVRAAFKPTSTIFKKQNTVNIDGKETTLEAKGRHDPCVLPRAVPIVEAAINLVLVDAYLYQRAMNPQWFQKWAKVPDYYRDLKL, encoded by the coding sequence ATGCCTTCCAGTTGGGGTAAAATATTCAAAGTCAGTACGTTCGGTGAATCTCATGGCGAAGCCGTGGGAGTTGTTGTTGAAGGAGTTCCTGCAGGAATTCCGATCCGATTGGATGAGATCCAAAAGGATCTAAACAGAAGAAGACCCGGACAAAGTAAACTCACCACTCCTAGGGACGAATCGGATACCGTTCGAGTTCTTTCCGGGGTATTTGAAGGAAAAACGATCGGAAGTCCGATCGCATTGATCGTAAACAATCAGAACACGATCTCCAAAGATTACGAAAATCTAAGGGAAACTTTCCGTCCTTCTCACGCAGATTATACTTATCAAACCAAGTACGGATTCCGTGCTCACGTAGGAGGAGGAAGATCCTCCGTGCGTGAAACAATCGCAAGAGTGGCCGCAGGTGCGATTGCCAGAATGATCCTAGAAGATGATTTGGGAGTCAAAACGGTCGCTTGGGTGGACACGATCGGCACCATCTCTTCTGAAATTGCAGAAAACAAATATCCTCAAACCAGAGAAGAAGTGGATGTAAACGAGGTTCGTTGTCCTGATATTCAGGCCGCGGACAAAATGCGTTCTCTTATTCTTCAAATGAAAGAAGCTGGAGACAGCGTTGGTGGAATTATCCGCTCTGCTTCTTATAATCTTCCTCCAGGTCTTGGAGATCCGGTGTATGATAAGCTGGATGGGGACATAGCAAAGGCAATTCTATCCATTCCAGCCTGCAAAGGTTTCGAAGTAGGTTCCGGATTTTCTGGAACTCTTCTAACCGGAAGCACTCATAACGACGAGTTTTATGTGGAAGAAGGAAGTGGAAGAGTCCGTACTCGCACAAATAATTCCGGAGGACTCCAAGGTGGGATCTCCAACGGAGAAACTTTGGTGGTTCGAGCTGCGTTTAAACCTACTTCTACCATTTTCAAAAAACAAAATACTGTAAATATCGACGGAAAAGAAACTACATTGGAAGCGAAAGGCAGGCATGATCCATGCGTTTTACCTAGAGCAGTTCCGATTGTAGAAGCAGCGATAAACCTAGTTCTAGTAGACGCATATCTGTACCAAAGGGCGATGAATCCTCAGTGGTTCCAGAAATGGGCCAAAGTTCCGGATTATTACAGAGATTTAAAACTCTAA